The following nucleotide sequence is from Ornithodoros turicata isolate Travis chromosome 2, ASM3712646v1, whole genome shotgun sequence.
CGATTAAGTGCGCCAAGGATGTGTGCTGTACAAAATGTGCAAAGCCAGATGCTGCCAATGATGGGGGAGAGTGCATCGAGGACGAATACGTGCGCGTCTTGCAGGAACTGCCCTCAGGGAAGAAACGACGCAGACGACAATCTCTACGAAAACGTGGAAATACCTTAAGTACGGGAACAATAAAATGTATACGTTGATCGATCTCCCAACCTTGACATGCTGAACAATCGGGAAGTGCCAACATTTAGGCGCAAGTGAGTCCGCACCCTGAAAGTGAGCTTGACAAGGAAAAAGCTTTATACAGGGTTGCTTTTTGTTTATCCGTTGTAGATTTGTTTTTAAAAAGCCGATGCCATTTTTGCGGGCGGGTTACGCGGCCAGGCGGACGTTCTGTGGGAAAGGTCACGTAAcgtctaattacctaaaattcgttaatgaAGTTTTTAATTAGATGCTGTCgcgaaaatgcgagacagcgGAATTGGTGGCGACCATTATTTGAATCATCTTCTTTGTCAAAAATCGTAGAACTAGCACGTATTTTGATATATAATTCGCCaaattttggtatgcaaataaGGCGAAACCGGAACTACGCgcgcaatggacctttttcataCTCGCGTCATACCCTAGCAGCTGTCCAGCGCAACACGATCGGCGCGCGCCAAAGCACAGTCAGCCTGCGCCAaattggcgccatctattgaatatatAGGGAACactcttcggcgccgtcagggtcacacagcatgcgcagaagcgttgtgaaaaaAGTCCATTCTGCAGCCAAATGTCAGTGTCCCTTTCATCCAACGAGGTCACCTTCCTGGAAAAGGATTCGGGCGGTCAGCTGCCTGGAGTGGGAATTTTTGTCAATAAACCCTCAGTTGCTGTCGAACGCttgtgtgtatgtgtcgtcCTTTTACGTGTGGCTTTGCGTTCATTCATAATGatctgctgtctcgcatttttgggaaaacatctaattaaaaagttaattaattaattttaggtaattagtcgccCAGTATGTCACATGCTGTTTCCCACAGGACGTCTGCCTGATCGCGTAACCCACCCGCAGAAATGGCATCAGGGCTACTTTCACAGCTttttcaaaaaataaataaataaataaataaaatctgtaaaggataaaactGAAAGAGAAGAAACCCTGTGTATATACCTACGGGGCGTTTCACCTAACGCGCGATTAATTCCTGTAAAAATATCTACCGCGGTCAGTGGTACTTATCCTTTGGGCTTCATTTTATTTActattcatttttctttcaaacTCATTTCAATTCAGTCTTCAATGCTGCTCAGGGATGACATtgcgtcctgggcagatgtCGGTGCGACATATGCCGACATCTGCCTGagcatctaaaaaaaaaaaaaatagaagaagaATATCGCGACGTAGCTTTCGAGGAGTATATCAGCTCACGGACAACGATGAAATGTTTGGCGACGACAAAGAAGTAAAAATTGGAGCGGCCAAGAGACCAACGGGCAGGCTGCTGCGTCTAGCAGAGCACCCATTATTAGTAAGTGGATCATCCTTCCACCCGTCCCGTACGGCCACTACCATGATCTGGGTGATGCTAGTCGTCATGAGCCTGCTTTCGGCCACCTTCTGCCGGGTACTCGTGCTCACCGTCGGTGCTCTTTACCCGGCTTATGCGTCCTGCAAGGCAGTCGACTCGCGAAACGCACGGCAATACGTCCATTGGATGATGTACTGGATCGTCCTCGCCTCCTTCCTCACCATGGAACCCATTGTCGACTGCATGCTCGCAAACATCCCGTTCTACAACCAACTCAAGATGGGCATCGTATTTTGGTTGCAGTCTCCTACGAACAAAGGGGCAAGCCTAATATTCCGCAAGGTCATCCTGCCTCAGTTCACGCGCTGTGCGGCCGAGATTGATCTTTGTGTGGCCAAAATTAATGCCGAAGCTGCTTGCGTCGGATCCACCGCTGCCAAGTACTTTGTGCAGGTGATCATTCGCTCAGTGCTGGACCACATGCGAGATTATAGCATTGCCGATCCTGCTGCTCTGCCTTCTTCGCAAAATGAGAAGTCTGAGAGGTCTGCGCAAGAGCATCGGAGCCCTGCGACACTAATATCCAGTCCGGTGAATTGACTGACTGTGTGAGAGTGTCAAAGTTAATCGGTTGAGAAATTTTTCTTCTGACGACTAGCTAGTTCGTCACGTCCGCGTCGTAATCTGTATCGGGAATGTCTGCGGAGAAATTCTGTAAACGTGACGGTGGAAGGGACATCATAAAATAGAGAAATTTACGGAGCTAGTATGCTTGTTTCTGCCTTTCCTTTCGTCTGTACTACTATAATATTGATGCGTGCTGGTGCCCGTAtcacacagaaaaagaaatgaagcaCATCCCTGTGACCGTTTGCGGCGGTCTTCCTCGGTGAAAGATGTCAAGCCGTTTTTAGACAGACGTGGAGAAGGTAACTGTTAGGTCTGACAATTTTAAGTAAACGGACGGAAGAAGTTCGGCGGTCGAGTGACCACAACTGAAGTTCGAAATATGACATGATGGGTTGATGACTGATAACGCAATGGCACGGGCGGACAGCGTTTATACTATAGCAGTAAACGCTAGCAAAGTTCGACACTGTGAAATTACGCGACATCTACTATTCGGCAGaattttgtgtgtgcgtttctctctttttttttccgcaTTTCTGTTTGTAGAAGTTCGGTCTTGCATTTTGGGCAAAGAAGTGCGCCGTAAAAAACACTTCCAGTTGGGGTAGATTACCAGTTGAAACAGTCTTATCATGCTATTTTGGATGCGTTCAGTATACAGTTGACTCGTTAATGCTCATAGCTAAGAAGTTTATTCAGTTGAACAAGTTGCCTGCTAGTCTGCCAGAGCACGAGAGATAGCAAGTTATTAATTATTACGTTTTAACACCGGATGCCTGCAAAATAGGGTGCCAACGCACAAAACGATTGCGACTGGCCATGACGTCGTCACGCGTCTTGGGTCAGTCAAAATTCCTAACAACTCGACCGTTCCTTTCACGATAAAACGTTTTTGCAAGACTAAAATTTATGAAACCACGTTCCGTTATACACTAGACAGTGGCTTTATGCACACTAACGTTGTTACTGTACGCAAATAATGGGAGCGAGAATAGGCATTACATGGGCCAATGCGCTGTGGTGAACCCATTAAGCATAAAATGGCATTAATGGCATTAATGGCAGGATGCCGAGGTGAAGTTCTTGTACATATCAAGTTCTAAGTAATTCCACCAGTTCTTTGAACTTCAGCGTCCCCCCTCCTCCGTCCTGTGGCgaaggacttccgacgcccTGCAAGGAAGTTACGTATGAACGTTGAGGGGGGCAGTGGAACAAAAATGAAGAGAAAGGGTCAGGTCACGTGTATGAAACTGTGGGCGGTGCACAATTATCCTGTTACAGCGAGAGCTGTTAAGGGCTTACTTTCATGAAGATCCAGTCccgtacgtcgcatcgccgaaaaccCTTCTCTTCCATGACGCGAGATGAAGCGAAGAAACGAGAAAATGGG
It contains:
- the LOC135384999 gene encoding receptor expression-enhancing protein 4-like; this encodes MFGDDKEVKIGAAKRPTGRLLRLAEHPLLVSGSSFHPSRTATTMIWVMLVVMSLLSATFCRVLVLTVGALYPAYASCKAVDSRNARQYVHWMMYWIVLASFLTMEPIVDCMLANIPFYNQLKMGIVFWLQSPTNKGASLIFRKVILPQFTRCAAEIDLCVAKINAEAACVGSTAAKYFVQVIIRSVLDHMRDYSIADPAALPSSQNEKSERSAQEHRSPATLISSPVN